ACCAGCGGTCCGTCCATCGCCCGGATGATGTCGGCGAGGGTGATCTCCGCGGGCGGGCGCGTGAGGGTGTAGCCGCCGTCGGGGCCGCGGACGCTCCGTACCAGTCGTGCCTGCCGCAGGTCGCTGAGCACGACGAAGAGGAAGCGGACGGGGATGTCCTGGCGTCCTGCGATGTCCTCGGCCTTGAGGGGGCGGTCCGGGGAGCAGGCCAGTTCGGCCATGGCCCGGATGGCGTAGTCCGTTCGTGCTGAGATCCTCACCCACCCAATGTCTCACGAGTGGCGGGTTCCTGACCTGGGCGGCTTGTGACGGGCTCGTCAACGGCTCGGTGGTACGGCGTTGTTGTCCGGAAGCGGCGTTGTGACTCCACTTTGTTCATCGACATAGTGAACATTGGTCGTGCAGTGCCCGCCCTTTGGTTCGGAGGTCTCCGTGGTGTCCGTGGTACCTGTCGTGTCGTCGTCGCCCGCCGCGTCACCCGAGTCAGCCGACATCGCGGAACACGCCGAGTCCGGGCGGCCGTCTCGGCCCACCGTGGCCGTCGTCGGCGCGGGCGCGGCCGGCGCGCTCGTCGCCGTCCAGCTGTGCGAGGCGGCGGCCCGGCGGCGTATCGCACTCGATCTGGTCCTCCTCGACCCCGCGCCGGAGGCGGGCCGGGGCGTCGCGTACGCCACCGAGGTCCCCGAGCACCGGCTCAATGTGCCCGTCGGCGGCATGAGCTGCTACCCGGACGACCCGGGGCACTTCCGGCGCTGGCTCTGCCGCCACGGCGAATCCACCGTCACGGCGGCCGACTTCGCCTCCCGGTACCGCTACGGCTCGTATCTCGCCGACACGCTCG
The sequence above is a segment of the Streptomyces sp. NBC_01255 genome. Coding sequences within it:
- a CDS encoding RrF2 family transcriptional regulator, whose product is MRISARTDYAIRAMAELACSPDRPLKAEDIAGRQDIPVRFLFVVLSDLRQARLVRSVRGPDGGYTLTRPPAEITLADIIRAMDGPLVSVRDLKLTGLEYQGAAAPMPDVWRAVRTSLRQVLESTTLADLAAGTLPELVRERARDYQDDVRTYP